In one Polynucleobacter sp. JS-JIR-5-A7 genomic region, the following are encoded:
- a CDS encoding ABC transporter substrate-binding protein, producing the protein MKRTLISMAVAALAAVSSVANAADPSAVKIGFITDISGLYSDIDGQGGLEAIKMAIADFGGSVLGKKIEVVSADHQNKADIAASKTREWIDQDGVTVVFGGTNSGTALATSKVAAEKKRIYINNGAGTSALTNEQCTPYTIHYTYDTVALANGSAKGMMDKGLKTWYFLTADYAFGYALEKDATNVINASGGKVLGTSKHPLNASDFSSYLLQAQASKAQVLGLANAGGDTINSVKAANEFGITKTMKIAGLLVFITDVHAIGIQNAQGLLATEAWYWDQNDQTRKFAKRFFEKMKRMPTMVQAGNYSSTMTYLNAVKAAGTSDSDKVMQQMRKVKINDMFTKNGYIRKDGTMVHDMYLYEVKTPSEVKSPWDYYKLVATVPGEKAFAPEAYSQCANK; encoded by the coding sequence ATGAAGCGGACTTTAATTTCTATGGCAGTGGCAGCCCTAGCTGCAGTTTCTAGTGTTGCGAATGCGGCGGATCCATCCGCTGTAAAAATTGGTTTTATTACTGATATCTCTGGTTTGTATTCAGATATTGATGGTCAGGGTGGTTTGGAGGCGATCAAGATGGCTATTGCCGACTTTGGCGGCAGTGTTTTGGGTAAAAAAATTGAAGTGGTTTCAGCGGACCACCAAAACAAAGCCGATATTGCTGCATCTAAAACTAGAGAATGGATTGACCAAGACGGCGTTACCGTTGTCTTTGGTGGAACTAACTCCGGAACTGCGCTAGCAACTTCAAAAGTGGCCGCAGAAAAAAAACGGATTTACATCAATAACGGCGCTGGCACTTCCGCATTAACCAATGAACAGTGCACCCCATACACCATTCACTACACCTATGACACGGTTGCTTTGGCAAACGGCTCAGCTAAAGGGATGATGGACAAAGGCTTAAAGACTTGGTATTTTTTGACTGCTGACTACGCTTTTGGTTATGCCCTTGAGAAAGATGCAACCAACGTGATTAATGCCAGCGGTGGAAAGGTTTTGGGAACATCAAAGCACCCACTCAATGCGAGCGATTTTTCATCTTATCTATTGCAGGCACAGGCTTCAAAAGCTCAGGTTTTGGGCTTAGCTAATGCGGGTGGTGACACCATTAATTCCGTTAAGGCCGCCAATGAGTTCGGCATTACCAAAACCATGAAGATTGCTGGTTTATTAGTATTTATTACTGATGTGCACGCAATTGGCATCCAAAATGCACAAGGCTTGCTAGCTACCGAGGCCTGGTATTGGGATCAGAACGACCAGACTCGTAAGTTTGCAAAACGTTTCTTTGAAAAAATGAAACGCATGCCAACGATGGTTCAGGCAGGCAACTATTCATCTACGATGACTTATTTGAATGCTGTTAAAGCGGCCGGTACCAGTGATTCGGACAAAGTGATGCAGCAAATGCGCAAGGTCAAAATTAACGATATGTTCACGAAAAACGGTTATATCCGCAAAGACGGAACCATGGTTCACGACATGTACCTTTATGAAGTAAAGACCCCAAGCGAAGTCAAAAGTCCATGGGATTACTACAAGTTAGTTGCTACCGTGCCTGGGGAAAAAGCTTTTGCTCCAGAGGCTTATTCTCAGTGCGCTAATAAGTAA
- a CDS encoding branched-chain amino acid ABC transporter permease, giving the protein MEIFGLSISALLSQLLLGLVNGSFYAILSLGLAVIFGLLNVINFSHGAMFMLGAIVTWMAGQYFGINYWVMLILAPIIVGLIGIVIERLLLRHLYKLDHLYGLLLTFGLTLFIEGVLRSIYGASGLSYSAPDALRGATDLGFMVLPNYRAWVVLASLTVCFATWYVIEKTSIGAYLRAGTENPTLVQAFGVNFPLMTTLTYGFGVALAAFSGVLAAPIIQVSPLMGSNLIIVVFAVVVIGGMGSIMGSIVTGLGLGLVEGLTKVFYPEASSTVVFAIMVIVLLFRPAGLFGREK; this is encoded by the coding sequence TTGGAAATCTTCGGCCTTTCTATTTCCGCTCTGTTAAGCCAGCTCCTTTTGGGGCTGGTTAACGGCAGCTTCTATGCAATCCTCAGTTTGGGATTGGCGGTAATTTTTGGCCTGTTAAATGTGATTAATTTTTCACATGGCGCCATGTTTATGTTGGGCGCTATTGTGACTTGGATGGCTGGGCAATATTTTGGAATTAACTATTGGGTGATGCTCATACTGGCCCCAATCATTGTTGGCTTGATTGGCATTGTGATTGAGCGTTTATTGCTAAGGCATTTGTATAAGCTAGATCATTTGTACGGATTGCTGTTGACCTTTGGTTTAACGCTTTTTATCGAGGGCGTGCTGCGCTCCATATATGGCGCTTCGGGTTTGTCTTATAGCGCTCCCGATGCCTTGCGCGGAGCCACCGATTTAGGTTTTATGGTTTTGCCAAACTATCGTGCATGGGTGGTGCTTGCTTCCCTTACGGTATGTTTTGCCACGTGGTACGTGATAGAAAAAACTAGCATTGGCGCTTATTTACGCGCTGGCACAGAAAACCCAACACTAGTTCAGGCATTTGGGGTGAATTTTCCTCTGATGACAACATTGACTTATGGGTTTGGGGTTGCACTTGCGGCATTTTCAGGCGTGCTCGCTGCACCGATTATTCAGGTTTCTCCGCTGATGGGGTCTAACCTCATCATTGTTGTGTTTGCTGTGGTGGTGATTGGCGGCATGGGTTCTATCATGGGGTCAATTGTTACTGGCCTAGGATTGGGTTTGGTTGAGGGCTTGACCAAGGTGTTTTATCCAGAAGCTTCAAGCACTGTGGTATTTGCGATCATGGTGATTGTTTTGCTCTTTAGGCCGGCAGGCCTGTTTGGGCGTGAAAAATGA
- a CDS encoding branched-chain amino acid ABC transporter permease, producing MKSLKLWLFLAILAVAIAAPFFAYPIFLMKILCFALFAAAFNLLLGYTGLLSFGHAAFFGGAGYCAGYLMREMGVGPAGGILLGVLFAAALGALIGGLAIRRQGIYFSMITLALAQMFYFICLQAPASGGEDGFQGIPRGELFGLINLQNDLNLYYFVLATTLVGFLFISRIISSPFGQILKAIKENEPRAISLGYNVNRFKFLVFILSAALAGLAGAVQALVLGFETLTDVHWSMSGLVILMTLVGGVGTLVGPFVGALVIVLLEHRVGEIGNFLAQITGVAWFNSLGESVTIVTGLIFVFCVMAFRRGLVGIFTKK from the coding sequence ATGAAATCACTTAAGCTCTGGCTTTTTCTGGCAATACTTGCTGTCGCAATAGCGGCACCATTTTTTGCTTACCCTATTTTCCTAATGAAGATTTTATGTTTTGCTCTTTTTGCGGCAGCATTTAATTTATTGTTGGGCTATACAGGCCTTCTATCTTTTGGCCATGCCGCATTTTTCGGTGGCGCCGGATACTGTGCGGGATATTTGATGCGAGAAATGGGCGTTGGCCCGGCAGGCGGAATCTTGCTTGGGGTTTTGTTTGCTGCAGCCTTGGGTGCGCTGATTGGCGGCCTTGCAATTAGAAGACAGGGCATTTACTTTTCTATGATTACTTTGGCCTTGGCGCAAATGTTTTACTTTATTTGCCTGCAAGCCCCAGCTTCTGGGGGTGAGGATGGCTTTCAGGGCATCCCGAGAGGCGAGCTGTTTGGCCTAATCAACTTACAAAATGACTTAAATCTTTATTACTTTGTTTTGGCTACAACACTTGTTGGGTTCTTATTTATTTCAAGAATCATTTCCTCCCCGTTTGGACAGATCCTAAAAGCAATTAAAGAAAACGAGCCGCGTGCAATATCTCTAGGCTATAACGTCAATCGTTTTAAGTTTTTAGTATTTATTTTGTCTGCTGCACTAGCTGGTTTGGCTGGGGCCGTTCAAGCATTGGTATTAGGCTTCGAGACTCTGACAGATGTGCACTGGTCAATGTCCGGCTTGGTTATTTTGATGACCTTGGTTGGTGGCGTTGGCACCTTGGTGGGCCCATTTGTTGGGGCGCTGGTAATTGTTCTGCTTGAACATAGAGTGGGTGAGATTGGAAACTTCTTAGCTCAAATTACGGGTGTCGCGTGGTTTAACTCTTTGGGCGAGTCCGTTACCATTGTTACGGGCCTGATATTTGTTTTCTGTGTAATGGCTTTTCGCCGCGGATTGGTTGGTATCTTTACTAAAAAGTAA
- a CDS encoding phosphotransferase family protein: MLIQTPSFQESLEQYLNSLGFIRGRIELSQLTGGQSNPTFKITNGSSHYVLRKKPNGVLLPSAHAVDREHRVMKALAGTDVPIPQMLAYCEDESIIGTAFFIMEYLDGRVFVDQSLPDISANDRRKIYEEMNRTISAIHRLDYASLGLETFGKPGNYFARQIARWSRQVRESSIAIPDSLNKLMDWLPEHIPAGDETSLIHGDFRMDNLIFHKTDLRIIGVLDWELSTLGNPLADFAYQCMAWRIPPSLWRGIQGLDLLALGIPSESEYIAMYEKQVGRSISEHWPFLMAYNLFRISAILHGITKRAMDGNANASDAIENGAKAGALADLGWACTQQ; the protein is encoded by the coding sequence TTGCTTATACAAACCCCCTCTTTTCAAGAGTCGCTTGAGCAGTACTTAAATTCATTAGGGTTTATTAGAGGCCGCATTGAGCTTAGCCAGCTAACTGGTGGCCAATCGAACCCGACATTCAAAATTACTAACGGCAGTTCTCATTACGTGCTTAGAAAAAAACCGAATGGGGTTTTATTACCATCAGCGCATGCAGTTGATCGAGAGCATCGCGTGATGAAAGCGCTGGCAGGTACAGACGTACCGATTCCCCAAATGCTAGCTTATTGTGAAGATGAGAGCATTATTGGAACCGCCTTTTTCATCATGGAATATCTTGATGGAAGGGTATTCGTTGATCAGTCTTTGCCAGACATATCAGCAAATGATCGTCGTAAGATTTATGAAGAAATGAATCGCACCATCTCTGCTATACATCGCCTAGATTATGCGTCGCTTGGATTAGAAACTTTTGGTAAGCCTGGCAACTATTTTGCAAGACAAATTGCGCGCTGGTCTCGGCAAGTGCGCGAATCGAGTATTGCCATACCCGATTCTCTTAATAAATTGATGGACTGGTTGCCCGAGCACATTCCTGCTGGAGACGAAACCTCGCTCATCCACGGCGACTTTCGCATGGACAACCTCATCTTTCACAAAACGGATTTACGCATCATCGGCGTTTTGGATTGGGAGCTTTCTACGCTTGGCAACCCGTTGGCTGACTTTGCTTACCAATGCATGGCCTGGAGAATCCCGCCAAGCCTATGGCGCGGAATACAAGGTCTCGACTTACTTGCACTAGGAATTCCTAGTGAGTCTGAATATATCGCTATGTATGAAAAACAAGTGGGAAGATCGATTTCAGAACACTGGCCTTTTTTGATGGCCTACAACTTATTTCGAATTTCGGCAATTTTGCACGGCATTACTAAACGCGCAATGGATGGCAATGCCAATGCAAGTGATGCCATTGAAAACGGGGCAAAAGCGGGGGCGCTTGCTGATCTCGGTTGGGCTTGTACACAACAGTAA